Proteins found in one Planctomycetes bacterium MalM25 genomic segment:
- the rbsD gene encoding D-ribose pyranase, translating to MIKTGLLNPAIASLLRRTRHTNRLVIADRGFPYWPELETIDLSVVDDLPTVPQLLQAILPNFQAGHAWMAQEFLDNNDQATQDAFTAAFDGLSVRHEPHDDFKKLVPGSIGLIRTGETVQYANVILESA from the coding sequence ATGATCAAGACAGGCCTTCTGAATCCGGCGATCGCCTCGCTGCTGCGCCGGACGCGGCACACGAACCGCTTGGTGATCGCCGACCGAGGGTTCCCGTACTGGCCCGAGCTGGAGACGATCGACCTGAGCGTCGTCGACGACCTGCCCACGGTGCCCCAGCTGCTGCAAGCGATCCTGCCCAATTTCCAAGCGGGCCACGCCTGGATGGCGCAGGAGTTCCTCGATAACAACGACCAAGCGACCCAAGACGCCTTCACCGCGGCGTTCGACGGCCTGAGTGTCAGGCACGAGCCGCACGACGATTTCAAGAAGCTCGTGCCCGGTTCCATCGGCCTGATCCGCACCGGCGAGACGGTCCAGTACGCGAACGTGATCCTGGAGTCCGCATGA
- a CDS encoding Amidohydrolase: MILDAHHHLWRYTEADYGWIDDGMQRIARDFEVADLSQAGAGRVQGSVAVQARQTVEETEWLLGTAEQSDYIRAVVGWAPLADDTLSQHLDAWAERKLLKGLRHVVQDEPDDDFLDREPFNRGVAEALSRGYRYDLLIFARQFPQTIRFVDRHPGGSFVLDHIGKPAIAEGEHDVWASHIKQLAERENVVCKLSGIVTEAEWDTWTPESIKPYLDTALEAFGPNRLMFGTDWPVCLLATEYQRWLEVITDWAAPLSDSERDALFYRTAAEFYGITIEA, encoded by the coding sequence ATGATCCTCGACGCCCACCACCACCTCTGGCGGTACACGGAGGCCGACTACGGCTGGATCGACGACGGCATGCAAAGGATCGCCCGCGACTTCGAGGTCGCCGACCTCAGCCAGGCGGGCGCTGGGCGTGTGCAGGGATCGGTCGCCGTGCAGGCCCGTCAGACCGTCGAAGAGACCGAGTGGCTGCTCGGGACGGCGGAGCAGTCAGACTACATCCGCGCGGTCGTCGGCTGGGCGCCGTTGGCCGACGACACGCTGAGCCAGCACCTCGACGCCTGGGCCGAGCGTAAGCTGCTGAAAGGCCTCCGCCACGTGGTGCAGGACGAGCCGGACGACGACTTCTTGGACCGCGAGCCCTTCAACCGGGGCGTCGCCGAGGCGTTGTCTCGCGGTTACCGCTACGACCTGCTGATCTTTGCCCGTCAGTTCCCGCAGACGATCCGTTTCGTCGATCGCCACCCGGGCGGGAGTTTTGTGCTGGATCATATCGGCAAGCCCGCCATCGCTGAGGGCGAGCACGATGTGTGGGCCTCGCACATCAAGCAACTGGCTGAGCGCGAGAACGTCGTCTGCAAGCTGTCGGGCATCGTGACCGAGGCGGAGTGGGACACTTGGACGCCCGAATCGATCAAACCTTACCTCGACACGGCGCTCGAAGCGTTCGGGCCGAACCGTCTGATGTTCGGCACCGACTGGCCCGTCTGCCTGTTGGCCACCGAGTACCAGCGCTGGCTGGAGGTCATCACCGACTGGGCGGCGCCCCTCTCCGACAGCGAGCGAGACGCCCTGTTCTACCGCACCGCCGCTGAGTTTTACGGGATCACCATCGAAGCATGA
- the yjjN gene encoding Putative L-galactonate oxidoreductase: MKAFEITEPGAARLVDREDPKPGPGEVLLRVDTVGFCGTDLSTFLGRNPLVSYPRVPGHEVAATVAELGEGVSGWNVGETALVFPYTECGECSSCLVGRLNCCKQNQTLGVQRDGVLSEFAVVPAAKLLRAEGLSSRELALVEPLTVGAHAVARGEVAEGEAVAVFGCGAIGLGAIAAAAHRGGRVIAIDIDDKKLQLAKDCGAALTINSGSEDLATRLTEETGGHGPSVVIEAVGLPQTFRAAVDLVCFAGRVVYIGYAKQPVEYETKFFVMKELDIRGSRNALMRDFEWVIGMLREGVVPTDKIVTHTAPLSAAVEALSQWSENPGDVTKIHVQLHEGGAA; encoded by the coding sequence ATGAAAGCTTTTGAAATCACCGAGCCGGGCGCAGCACGCCTGGTGGATCGAGAAGACCCCAAGCCCGGTCCGGGGGAGGTGCTGCTGCGCGTCGACACGGTCGGCTTCTGCGGCACCGACCTGAGCACCTTCTTGGGACGCAACCCGCTCGTGAGCTACCCGCGCGTCCCCGGCCACGAGGTTGCCGCGACCGTCGCCGAATTGGGCGAGGGCGTCTCGGGCTGGAACGTGGGCGAAACGGCTCTCGTCTTCCCGTACACCGAGTGCGGCGAGTGCTCGTCTTGCCTCGTCGGTCGGCTCAACTGCTGCAAGCAGAACCAGACGCTCGGCGTGCAACGGGACGGCGTGCTGTCCGAGTTCGCCGTGGTCCCCGCCGCGAAGCTGCTGCGTGCCGAGGGGCTCTCGTCTCGCGAGCTCGCCCTGGTCGAGCCGCTCACGGTCGGCGCCCACGCGGTGGCGCGTGGCGAGGTCGCCGAGGGTGAAGCGGTCGCCGTGTTCGGCTGCGGGGCGATCGGCCTCGGGGCCATCGCCGCCGCCGCGCACCGCGGCGGGCGGGTGATCGCGATCGACATCGACGACAAGAAGCTCCAACTCGCCAAGGATTGTGGCGCCGCGTTGACGATCAACTCGGGGTCCGAGGACCTGGCGACCCGTTTGACCGAAGAGACCGGCGGACACGGGCCGTCGGTCGTCATCGAGGCGGTCGGGCTGCCGCAGACCTTCCGGGCGGCGGTCGATCTGGTTTGCTTCGCGGGACGCGTCGTCTACATCGGCTACGCCAAGCAACCGGTCGAGTACGAGACCAAGTTCTTCGTCATGAAGGAGCTCGACATCCGTGGCTCGCGCAACGCCCTGATGCGTGATTTCGAGTGGGTGATCGGCATGCTCCGCGAAGGCGTCGTCCCGACCGACAAGATCGTCACCCACACGGCCCCCCTCTCGGCGGCGGTGGAAGCGCTCAGCCAATGGAGCGAGAATCCAGGTGACGTGACCAAGATCCACGTGCAGCTGCACGAGGGTGGCGCTGCCTAG
- a CDS encoding soluble pyridine nucleotide transhydrogenase, translated as MKQVIAGLLLLLSPGLEVNASEGVVLVEAESFSDHGGWVVDQQFMDLMGSPYLLAHGLGVPSQDCQTTVELPKAGRYRVWVRTRDWVAPWNAPGAPGRFEVHVEGKSIGQFGDENAEWHWQDGGVVELPKEFGLSLRDLTGFDGRCDALLFCSDTEYQPPHGGAELAELRAELLGWDRDPEDAGEYDLVVVGGGVAGTSAAISAARLGLSVALIQDRPVLGGNGSSEVRVWPEGHTNKEPYPRVGDIVTEMIRQKGPGDGNAKGPEVYNDRRKLDLALAEPNLTLLLEHRVNAAEGLAGAIDAVIAQHTHSGRRKRIAGRWFLDSTGDGVVGALVNADFEITPTGHMGMSNLWNVGETEQNESQLRCLCEDDEALSKSFTVADTPQPFPRCPWAVDLSEKDFPGRTDYKWGARKRSSLDNLGGWFWESGFNKDPILDAEWTRDLNLRAMFGAWDTLKNVDGQHPNHRLKWAAFVAGKRESRRLMGDLVLTAEDFLEGVAYPDAAFPCTWGIDLHFPDPSYFGKEDKEAFIAKATVHMAEREKYHYKGPYWAPYRCLYSRNVSNLFMAGRDISVTHEALGPVRVMRTCGMMGEVVGMAAAICKRHDCDPRAVYTDHLDELIEMLRLGVGKDSAALPKNPPAPSEENLSPINATVPHSAATDEGYDFAARIGEAPESARFSDPDHYIWGGSLVVGDDGKYHLFYSRWPRELGHYAWVTHSEIAHAVADEPLGEMRHVGVALPARGAEHWDGLCTHNPTVHRFDGKYYLYYMGNTGDGRASKSLNWTHRNQQQIGVAVADSPEGPWERFDQPLIAPTPGFIDAVCASNPSVTRRPDGGYLMVYKAVAGKGKAPGYGPVLHVVATSDSPTGPFIKHPTPIFAKSGVKFPAEDPYVWCDGSRYWAIVKDFAGHFTKRGKSTALFVSDDGFSWRLAKHPLVATTEVRWSGGVTQPLNSLERPQLLFENGEPTVLLFACDETRQRKHAFNLRLPIYPASVD; from the coding sequence ATGAAGCAAGTGATTGCGGGACTGCTATTGCTTCTTAGCCCCGGGCTAGAAGTCAACGCTTCCGAAGGGGTTGTCCTGGTGGAAGCGGAATCCTTCTCGGACCACGGCGGCTGGGTGGTCGATCAGCAGTTCATGGACCTGATGGGCTCGCCCTATCTGCTGGCCCACGGTCTCGGCGTCCCGTCGCAGGACTGCCAGACGACGGTCGAACTGCCCAAGGCGGGGCGGTACCGCGTTTGGGTGCGGACTCGCGACTGGGTCGCTCCCTGGAACGCGCCCGGGGCCCCGGGGCGTTTTGAGGTCCACGTCGAAGGGAAGTCGATCGGCCAATTCGGTGACGAGAACGCCGAGTGGCATTGGCAGGACGGTGGCGTTGTCGAGCTGCCAAAAGAGTTCGGGCTGTCGCTCCGCGACCTCACCGGATTCGACGGACGCTGCGACGCCCTCCTGTTCTGCAGCGACACGGAGTATCAACCGCCGCACGGCGGAGCCGAGCTCGCCGAACTCCGGGCCGAGCTGCTCGGCTGGGACCGCGACCCCGAGGACGCCGGCGAGTACGACCTGGTGGTCGTCGGCGGTGGTGTTGCCGGGACGTCGGCCGCGATCAGCGCGGCGCGGCTCGGCCTGAGCGTCGCCCTGATCCAAGACCGCCCGGTGCTGGGTGGCAACGGCAGCAGCGAGGTCCGCGTTTGGCCCGAGGGCCACACGAACAAGGAGCCTTACCCGCGGGTCGGTGACATCGTCACCGAGATGATCCGGCAGAAGGGCCCTGGCGACGGCAACGCCAAGGGGCCGGAGGTTTACAACGACCGCCGCAAGCTCGATCTCGCTCTCGCCGAACCGAACCTCACGCTCCTGCTTGAGCACCGCGTCAACGCCGCGGAGGGCCTGGCGGGGGCGATCGACGCCGTCATCGCTCAGCACACGCACAGCGGACGTCGCAAGCGCATCGCGGGGCGTTGGTTCCTCGACTCAACGGGCGACGGTGTCGTCGGCGCGTTGGTCAATGCCGACTTCGAGATCACCCCGACCGGCCACATGGGGATGAGCAACCTGTGGAACGTCGGCGAGACCGAGCAGAACGAGAGCCAGCTGCGCTGCCTTTGCGAGGACGACGAGGCCCTCTCAAAGAGCTTCACCGTCGCCGACACGCCACAACCCTTCCCGCGTTGCCCCTGGGCGGTCGATCTGAGCGAGAAGGACTTCCCGGGGCGAACGGACTACAAGTGGGGGGCGCGCAAGCGGTCCTCGCTCGATAATCTGGGCGGGTGGTTCTGGGAGTCGGGTTTCAACAAGGACCCGATCCTCGACGCCGAGTGGACGCGTGACCTGAACCTGCGAGCGATGTTCGGGGCGTGGGACACGCTCAAGAACGTTGATGGCCAGCACCCCAATCACCGCCTGAAGTGGGCCGCCTTCGTCGCCGGCAAACGCGAGTCGCGGCGGCTGATGGGGGATCTGGTGCTCACCGCGGAGGACTTCCTCGAGGGCGTCGCCTACCCCGACGCGGCGTTCCCTTGTACGTGGGGCATCGACCTGCACTTCCCGGACCCGAGCTACTTCGGCAAAGAGGACAAGGAGGCCTTCATCGCCAAGGCGACGGTGCACATGGCGGAGCGGGAGAAGTACCACTACAAGGGACCCTACTGGGCGCCCTACCGCTGCCTCTACAGCCGCAACGTCTCGAACCTCTTTATGGCGGGGCGGGACATCAGCGTCACCCACGAGGCGCTCGGCCCGGTCCGCGTGATGCGCACCTGCGGCATGATGGGAGAGGTCGTCGGCATGGCGGCGGCGATCTGTAAACGCCACGACTGCGATCCGCGGGCCGTGTACACGGATCATCTCGACGAACTGATCGAGATGCTCCGGTTAGGCGTCGGCAAGGACTCCGCCGCGTTGCCGAAGAACCCGCCGGCGCCGAGCGAGGAGAACCTGTCGCCGATCAACGCGACCGTGCCGCACTCGGCCGCCACCGATGAGGGCTACGATTTCGCGGCAAGGATTGGCGAGGCGCCGGAGTCGGCGCGGTTCAGCGACCCCGATCACTACATCTGGGGCGGCAGTCTGGTCGTTGGCGATGACGGCAAGTACCACCTCTTCTACTCGCGTTGGCCCCGCGAGCTGGGCCACTACGCCTGGGTCACGCACAGCGAGATCGCCCACGCCGTGGCGGACGAACCACTCGGCGAGATGCGGCATGTTGGTGTCGCGTTGCCGGCGCGGGGCGCTGAGCACTGGGATGGCCTCTGCACGCACAACCCGACGGTTCACCGCTTCGACGGCAAGTACTACCTCTACTACATGGGGAACACGGGCGACGGCCGGGCGAGCAAATCGCTCAACTGGACACACCGCAATCAGCAGCAGATTGGGGTCGCGGTCGCCGACAGCCCCGAGGGGCCCTGGGAGCGCTTTGACCAGCCCCTGATCGCCCCGACGCCCGGCTTCATCGACGCCGTCTGCGCCAGCAACCCGAGCGTCACGCGACGCCCCGATGGTGGGTACCTGATGGTCTACAAAGCGGTCGCCGGCAAGGGGAAGGCGCCCGGTTATGGCCCGGTGCTGCACGTCGTGGCGACCAGCGACAGCCCGACGGGTCCGTTTATTAAACACCCGACACCGATTTTCGCGAAATCGGGGGTGAAGTTCCCCGCGGAAGACCCGTATGTCTGGTGCGACGGCAGTCGTTACTGGGCGATCGTCAAGGATTTCGCCGGGCACTTCACGAAGCGAGGCAAGTCAACCGCCCTGTTCGTATCCGATGACGGTTTTTCGTGGCGGCTAGCCAAGCACCCGCTGGTGGCTACAACAGAGGTCCGTTGGAGCGGGGGCGTCACGCAGCCGCTCAATTCGCTCGAACGCCCTCAGCTCTTGTTCGAAAACGGCGAGCCGACGGTGCTCCTCTTCGCCTGCGACGAGACCCGCCAGCGCAAGCACGCCTTCAACCTCCGTCTCCCGATCTACCCCGCCTCGGTCGATTGA
- the uxuB gene encoding putative oxidoreductase UxuB codes for MPSSLFDLSNRVAVVIGGTGTLGGAMARALGASGARVAVCGRNAERGAERVAELAESKVDAAFFALDALDPAAVSDTAAKIEADFGPVHTLVNAAGGNHPDATLAPGDDYCDLPLDAWRSVFDLNLVGGALLPSQAFGRKMVERGEGSIVNIASMSGMIPLSRVVAYSAAKAAVLNLTQFLAREWAPTGVRVNAISPGFFPADQNRRLLMNEDGSYTERGGQIINHTPMGRFGKAEELDGAVVWLASDGSTFVTGQNLVVDGGFSSTTI; via the coding sequence ATGCCCAGCTCGCTCTTTGATTTATCGAACCGCGTCGCCGTCGTGATCGGCGGGACCGGCACGTTGGGTGGCGCCATGGCCCGCGCGCTCGGGGCATCTGGCGCGCGCGTAGCGGTTTGCGGACGCAACGCCGAGCGAGGCGCCGAGCGGGTCGCCGAGCTGGCGGAGTCCAAGGTCGATGCCGCGTTCTTCGCGCTCGATGCGCTCGATCCCGCCGCGGTCTCCGACACGGCTGCGAAGATCGAGGCCGACTTCGGCCCGGTCCACACGCTGGTGAACGCCGCGGGCGGCAACCACCCCGACGCGACGCTCGCGCCGGGCGACGATTACTGCGATCTGCCGCTCGACGCGTGGCGCAGTGTGTTCGATCTGAACCTCGTCGGCGGCGCCCTGCTGCCGAGCCAGGCGTTCGGCCGCAAGATGGTCGAGCGGGGCGAGGGGTCGATCGTCAACATCGCCTCGATGAGCGGCATGATCCCGCTGTCGCGCGTCGTCGCCTACTCGGCGGCGAAGGCGGCCGTGCTGAACCTCACGCAGTTCCTTGCCCGCGAATGGGCTCCGACGGGCGTGCGGGTGAACGCGATCAGCCCCGGCTTCTTCCCCGCCGACCAGAACCGCCGCCTCCTGATGAACGAGGACGGCTCCTACACCGAGCGGGGCGGGCAGATCATCAACCACACCCCGATGGGCCGGTTCGGCAAGGCGGAGGAGCTCGACGGAGCCGTCGTTTGGCTCGCGTCGGACGGATCGACCTTCGTGACCGGGCAGAACTTGGTCGTCGACGGCGGCTTCTCCTCGACCACCATCTGA
- the kdgK_4 gene encoding 2-dehydro-3-deoxygluconokinase yields MANLNLRTDDCEIDFLSLGALVHRLDPGKTPFRAARSFDVHVSGGEYNCAANLASCFGLSTGIAAAMVNNGVGELIERQVRERGVRHFYKRFEHDGVRGPNMATVYSDRGQGVRPPVVFYNRANEAGAMLKPGDFDWASIFAGGCKWFHSGGIFAAIGPHTADLIVEGMQAAKAAGAITSFDLNYRAKLWKTLDGGEAKGLEMMRKIAENVDVLIGNEEDLQKGLGLEGQDVETKSKLDPEAFFGMIEQVKSAYPNVHAVATTLREVKTTNRHNWGAVLWHDGDRHVSPTMELDVICRIGGGDGFASGLIYGLISGKTPEQALRLGWAHGGLLTTFTGDVSQASLPEVEALASGGSARVQR; encoded by the coding sequence ATGGCGAACCTCAACCTCCGTACCGACGACTGCGAGATCGATTTCCTATCCCTCGGGGCCCTCGTTCACCGGCTCGACCCGGGCAAGACCCCCTTCCGCGCGGCGCGGTCGTTCGACGTTCATGTCTCGGGCGGTGAGTACAACTGCGCCGCGAACCTCGCGAGCTGCTTCGGCTTGTCGACCGGTATCGCGGCGGCGATGGTCAACAACGGCGTCGGCGAACTGATCGAACGCCAGGTCCGCGAGCGGGGCGTGCGCCACTTCTACAAGCGGTTCGAACACGACGGTGTCCGTGGCCCGAACATGGCGACCGTCTACAGCGATCGCGGCCAGGGCGTCCGCCCGCCGGTCGTCTTCTACAACCGGGCGAACGAAGCGGGCGCGATGCTCAAGCCGGGCGACTTCGACTGGGCGTCGATCTTCGCCGGCGGCTGCAAGTGGTTCCACTCGGGCGGCATCTTCGCCGCGATCGGCCCGCACACGGCCGACCTGATCGTCGAAGGCATGCAGGCCGCCAAGGCGGCGGGCGCGATCACCTCGTTCGACCTGAACTACCGCGCCAAGCTGTGGAAGACGCTCGACGGCGGCGAGGCGAAAGGCCTCGAGATGATGCGGAAGATCGCCGAGAACGTCGATGTGCTGATCGGCAATGAGGAGGACCTGCAGAAGGGGCTCGGCCTCGAAGGGCAGGACGTCGAGACCAAGTCGAAGCTCGACCCCGAGGCGTTCTTCGGCATGATCGAGCAGGTCAAGTCGGCCTACCCGAACGTCCACGCCGTCGCGACGACGCTCCGCGAAGTGAAGACCACCAACCGCCACAACTGGGGCGCCGTGCTCTGGCACGACGGCGATCGCCACGTGAGCCCGACGATGGAGCTGGACGTCATCTGCCGCATCGGCGGCGGCGACGGCTTCGCCTCAGGGCTCATCTACGGCCTGATCTCCGGCAAGACGCCCGAGCAGGCGTTGCGGCTCGGCTGGGCGCACGGCGGTTTGCTGACCACCTTCACCGGCGACGTGTCGCAGGCGTCGCTCCCCGAGGTGGAGGCGCTCGCCTCGGGCGGATCGGCCCGTGTGCAGCGTTAG
- the sglT_3 gene encoding Sodium/glucose cotransporter: protein MELHPLDLAIVLAYLATTVGIGFWIARKASKNLRTYFLGGNSIPWYLLGLSNASGMFDISGTMLMVYWLFVYGMKSAWIPWLWPVFNQIVLMIYLSLWLRRSGVLTGADWIRFRFGDGRGAQLAHLIVVLFALINVVGFLAYGFIGIGKFAHTFVPPEYHFSADPTTDSNLWGLLITALTTLYVVKGGMFSVVFTEVLQFVIMTVACIGVGVIAMQQVSPEMIDAAVPAGWRDLWFGWRLDLDWSGLLDSANAKIAGDGWELFSLFVGLALCKGVLASMAGPAPNYDMQRVLSARSPKEAALMSGVVSLVLLIPRYMLITGLTVLALAFFSDNLRGMGDAVDFELILPFAMREFVPVGLFGLLVAALLAAFMSTYAATVNAAPAYVVNDIYKRYLNPNASDRTYVRMSYATSVAVVIVGTLFGFVIDELKDLVNWIVGALYGGYIAANLLKWHWWRFNGWGYFWGMSSGIAAALLIAIGYDGVGTIWGFEKNLALFPIILGVSLVGCLAGSLLTPPDDPEVLKAFYLKVRPWGWWGPVRDEVLAERPETVPNADFVRDAINVAVGIAWQTALTATGIYLVLQDYRSLALSLGLVIACSIFLKLNWYDRLEDYPADLAGESA, encoded by the coding sequence ATGGAATTGCACCCGCTGGACTTGGCGATCGTCCTGGCCTACCTGGCGACGACGGTCGGGATTGGTTTCTGGATCGCCCGCAAGGCGTCGAAGAACCTGCGGACCTACTTCCTAGGGGGCAACTCGATCCCCTGGTACCTGCTCGGCCTCTCGAACGCCTCGGGCATGTTCGACATCAGCGGCACGATGCTGATGGTCTATTGGCTCTTCGTCTACGGCATGAAGAGCGCTTGGATTCCCTGGCTGTGGCCGGTCTTCAACCAGATCGTGCTGATGATCTACCTGTCGCTCTGGTTGCGCCGTTCGGGCGTGCTAACCGGGGCGGACTGGATCCGTTTCCGCTTCGGCGATGGCCGCGGCGCCCAGCTCGCCCACCTGATCGTGGTGCTGTTCGCCCTGATCAACGTGGTTGGATTCCTGGCCTACGGTTTCATTGGGATCGGCAAGTTCGCCCACACCTTCGTGCCGCCCGAGTACCACTTCTCGGCGGACCCGACGACCGACAGCAACCTGTGGGGCCTGCTGATCACCGCCCTGACCACGCTCTACGTGGTGAAGGGGGGCATGTTCAGCGTCGTGTTCACGGAGGTTCTGCAGTTCGTCATCATGACCGTCGCCTGCATCGGGGTGGGCGTGATCGCCATGCAGCAGGTCTCGCCCGAGATGATCGACGCCGCCGTTCCTGCCGGCTGGCGTGATCTGTGGTTTGGCTGGAGGCTGGACCTCGATTGGTCGGGTCTGCTCGACTCGGCGAACGCGAAGATCGCCGGCGACGGGTGGGAGCTCTTCTCGCTGTTCGTCGGCCTCGCGCTCTGCAAGGGCGTGCTCGCCAGCATGGCCGGCCCGGCGCCGAACTACGACATGCAGCGGGTCCTCTCCGCACGCTCGCCCAAAGAGGCCGCCCTCATGAGCGGCGTTGTCAGTCTCGTGCTGCTGATCCCCCGTTACATGCTCATCACCGGCCTCACCGTGCTGGCGCTCGCCTTCTTCTCCGATAACCTGCGGGGCATGGGTGACGCGGTCGATTTCGAGTTGATCCTCCCCTTCGCAATGCGCGAGTTTGTCCCGGTGGGGCTTTTCGGCCTGCTGGTGGCGGCCTTGCTCGCGGCCTTCATGTCGACGTACGCCGCCACCGTGAACGCGGCGCCGGCGTACGTGGTAAACGACATCTACAAGCGCTACCTCAACCCCAACGCCAGCGACAGGACCTACGTCCGGATGAGCTACGCGACGTCGGTCGCGGTCGTCATCGTCGGCACGCTGTTCGGCTTTGTGATCGACGAACTCAAGGACCTCGTCAACTGGATCGTCGGCGCCCTCTACGGCGGGTACATCGCGGCGAACTTGCTCAAGTGGCACTGGTGGCGATTCAACGGCTGGGGGTACTTCTGGGGCATGTCGAGCGGCATCGCCGCCGCCCTGCTGATCGCGATCGGCTACGACGGTGTGGGCACGATCTGGGGGTTCGAGAAGAACCTCGCCCTGTTCCCGATCATCCTGGGCGTCTCACTGGTTGGTTGCCTCGCGGGCAGCCTGCTCACTCCACCAGACGATCCCGAGGTGCTCAAGGCGTTCTACCTGAAAGTCCGCCCGTGGGGCTGGTGGGGTCCGGTCCGTGACGAGGTGCTCGCCGAACGCCCCGAGACCGTACCGAACGCCGACTTCGTGCGCGATGCGATCAACGTGGCGGTCGGCATCGCGTGGCAGACGGCGCTCACCGCGACGGGAATCTACCTCGTGCTGCAAGACTACCGCTCGCTCGCCCTCTCTCTGGGCCTGGTGATCGCCTGCTCGATCTTCCTCAAACTGAACTGGTACGACCGACTCGAAGATTACCCGGCCGACCTCGCCGGCGAGTCGGCCTAG
- a CDS encoding Beta-1,4-mannooligosaccharide phosphorylase, whose translation MSSINHTAGISSPREGRATRPFPWQDRPAGSKEIVWRYRSNPVLGRKPVPDIQGIYNSAVTPYGDGYAGVFRTEDHTRFPRLHVGWSEDGIDWQIERQPVEFSNHPFDPADYAYDPRVTAIDGEYVIQWCGGHNGPTISLARTKDFRTFERMENAFLPFNRNGVLFPRKINGNYYLLSRPSDDGHTPFGDIYVSESPNLTHWGRHRVVMRKGGEHLGQWWQRTKIGAGPVPIETPEGWLMIYHAVMDTCNGFVYSMGAALLDLDEPWRVLYRTNQHVLTPDADYEVSGHVPNVVFPVAALHDAPTGRLAIYYGAADTCTALAFCHVGELIDFTKANSAVF comes from the coding sequence ATGAGCTCGATCAACCACACCGCCGGCATCTCGTCACCACGCGAAGGTCGGGCCACGCGCCCGTTCCCGTGGCAGGATCGCCCCGCCGGCTCGAAAGAGATTGTGTGGCGTTACCGTTCGAACCCGGTCCTCGGCCGCAAGCCGGTCCCCGACATCCAAGGCATCTACAACAGCGCGGTCACCCCCTACGGCGACGGCTACGCCGGTGTCTTCCGCACCGAAGACCACACCCGTTTCCCACGCCTGCACGTGGGCTGGAGCGAGGACGGGATCGATTGGCAGATCGAGCGGCAGCCGGTCGAGTTCTCGAACCACCCGTTCGATCCGGCCGACTACGCCTACGACCCACGCGTCACGGCGATCGACGGCGAGTATGTCATCCAGTGGTGTGGCGGGCACAACGGGCCGACGATCAGCCTGGCGAGGACGAAGGACTTCCGCACCTTCGAGCGCATGGAGAACGCCTTTCTGCCGTTCAATCGGAATGGGGTGCTGTTCCCACGCAAGATCAACGGCAACTACTACCTGCTCAGCCGCCCCAGCGACGACGGGCACACGCCGTTCGGCGACATCTATGTGAGCGAGAGTCCGAACCTCACGCACTGGGGACGCCACCGGGTCGTGATGCGCAAGGGGGGCGAGCACCTGGGTCAGTGGTGGCAGCGGACCAAGATCGGCGCGGGTCCCGTCCCGATCGAGACCCCTGAGGGCTGGCTCATGATCTACCACGCCGTGATGGACACTTGCAACGGGTTCGTCTACAGCATGGGCGCCGCTCTGCTGGACCTCGACGAACCTTGGCGGGTGCTCTATCGGACGAACCAGCACGTGCTCACGCCCGACGCGGACTACGAGGTCTCGGGGCATGTACCGAACGTCGTCTTCCCGGTCGCCGCCCTGCACGACGCCCCGACCGGGCGCCTTGCGATCTACTACGGCGCCGCCGATACCTGCACCGCCCTGGCTTTCTGCCACGTTGGCGAGTTGATCGACTTCACGAAGGCGAACTCGGCGGTCTTTTGA